The Pelagicoccus sp. SDUM812003 genomic sequence ATGACGTCGAAGAGAAAGGCGAGGATGTTCGAGTAGACGTCGCAGCGCCAATCGAAGTCGAAAGGAGTGACCTGAGCGATCAGGTACTGGGTGTCGCCGATGGAGGATTGCTGATCGGCGAAGCTGTAGACGCCGTTTTCTCGGGCGAGGGTGGATGGCCAGAATTTCTCCAGTATCGACTTTTTGATTACGGATGCCCATCGAAGGTAGTCGCCCGCCATTTGCCATTCTCCGCTCATTTCGAGCATTCGACCGTAGCAGATGTTGGCTCGGAACCAGAGGCACTCGTCGTAGAGCACGTTGTAGCTTCGACCGAAGAGGTCGGTCCAGTCTCCCGCTTCGGGGATTTCAAGCAAGCCGTCGTTATTGGAGTCGTGGGCGCTCAGCCAGTCCATGGTGCGTTGGAGCACGGAGCGCCACTTTCGGATGAAATCGATATCCTTGTAGTGTCGGGAATACTCGAAGCAGGCGATGATGAGCCAGATGCCGCTGTCGATGGAGCAGATTCCACCGACTCCGGAGTAGTCCGCCTCCTGGGTGTCGAGGGAAACGTTGGCCGGGGTCTGGCCGGGAATGGAAATGTGCTCGAGCAGAGTCTCCAAGGTCGCTCGCTGGCAGCGTTGGATGTCGGGATCGCGCAGTCCTAGGCTGCCGATCACGGTGATGGAGCCGTCGCGAGCCCACACGCTGCGGTAGTTCGCGTCGGTGCCGGAGGTGCTGTTGTCGGTGGGGGAGCAAGCGGCGAAGCCGATGGGGGTCATGCACCGTCTCAGGCCTTCAACCGCTTGGTGGTATCCTTCGGTCAAATACTCGCGATCCTTGTCGCTCAGCGTTTGACAGTCCTCCTGCTGAAGGATCTGCCGCATGCGCGGCTGCATGCTGGTGTCGCTCGGCTTCGGCGTTTGCGCTTCTGGAACCTCGACGATTTCGGAGATCACTCCATAGTGGAGCAGTCCTTCCAGCACGCCGTCGGCGCAAACGCCTTGGGCTCGATAGACCGGGAGGCCCACGGTGGCTTCGTGGAGCTCGGGCTGGGTGTTGCCCACCACGATGCCTCGCACGCCACGCTTGTGGAACATGGCGCTGTCGTTTCCGGTGTCGCCAGCGACGAGGGTCTCGTCGCGTCGGATGCCGAGCTTCTTAAGCAGCCAGGCCAAGGCGTTACCCTTGTTGGCGTACTTCGGGATGACGTCGAGATCGCGATTCGACGAGTAGATGACGTTTACCTCGAGACCATTCGAATCGAGCGCTGTCTCGAGATCGTGGATACGATCCTGGTCGGCGTTGTTCAGGTACCAGCTCGACTTGTAGGCGTTCTGGTAGCGCATCGGCTGCTTGTCGGTGACCTCGTTTTTGCGCAGGATGCTGTCGATCGCCTTCAGGTCCCAGCCCTCCTCCAGGATGTTGCTGAAGCTTTTGAGCTTTTCGCCTTTCTTGCAATCGTAC encodes the following:
- a CDS encoding HAD-IIB family hydrolase — translated: MPPSEKPIRLLSTDIDGTLLGNPTALLRFNATWKSLDPEKRPLLCYNTGRLLDDLLQLIEKEPLLEPDFMICGVGTCVYDCKKGEKLKSFSNILEEGWDLKAIDSILRKNEVTDKQPMRYQNAYKSSWYLNNADQDRIHDLETALDSNGLEVNVIYSSNRDLDVIPKYANKGNALAWLLKKLGIRRDETLVAGDTGNDSAMFHKRGVRGIVVGNTQPELHEATVGLPVYRAQGVCADGVLEGLLHYGVISEIVEVPEAQTPKPSDTSMQPRMRQILQQEDCQTLSDKDREYLTEGYHQAVEGLRRCMTPIGFAACSPTDNSTSGTDANYRSVWARDGSITVIGSLGLRDPDIQRCQRATLETLLEHISIPGQTPANVSLDTQEADYSGVGGICSIDSGIWLIIACFEYSRHYKDIDFIRKWRSVLQRTMDWLSAHDSNNDGLLEIPEAGDWTDLFGRSYNVLYDECLWFRANICYGRMLEMSGEWQMAGDYLRWASVIKKSILEKFWPSTLARENGVYSFADQQSSIGDTQYLIAQVTPFDFDWRCDVYSNILAFLFDVINIERAQKAFRFMWGVGVNNPFPVSNLYPPVQAGDPGWRDYYTVNLLNLPNHYHNGGIWPFIGAQWVRFINKLGIRDLAEKELMNVARINEQGVTRAWEFNEWAHGETGIPMGKAVQAWSCSEFIHACHELKIVKPS